A stretch of DNA from Aciduliprofundum sp. MAR08-339:
ACCAGGGAGGATATAAAGAAACTGTGTGGTGAGGCAAAAAAATACGGGTTCTATGCCGTGTGTGTGAATCCTTACCGGGTTAAGGATGCCAGGGAATTTTTGAGGAACACGGATATAAAGGTTGCCAGCGTGGTCGGCTTTCCGTTGGGTGCCACGTTCACCGAGACCAAGGTTCAGGAGGCACTGATGGCCGTGCACAACGGGGCTGATGAGATTGATATGGTCATGAACATAGGTGCAATGAAGGATGGCGATTACGACACCGTTGAACGTGATATAAGGGAGGTTGTTGAGGCGGTACATCCCATGGGTGTGAAGGTCAAGGTTATAATTGAGACGTGCTATCTTACAGACGAGGAAAAAAGGAAGGCATGTGAACTTGCCAAGAGTGCGGGGGCAGATTTTGTCAAGACCTCCACTGGATTTGGAAGCGCAGGCGCAAGGGTTGAAGATGTTCGTCTCATGCGCAGCGTGGTTGGTTCTGACATGGGTGTGAAGGCAGCAGGCGGAATACACAGTGCCAGGGAGGCTGTTGCAATGATTGAGGCCGGAGCCTCTAGGATCGGAGCGAGCAGAAGTGTGGATATAATTGAAACGCTGGAGGAATGATATGAAAGCAAAGATCATTGGAGGTCTCGCACTCATTCTTCTCTCCCTATTCCTTTTCGTGCTTGATTTTTCCAGAATGGGTGCGATCATTCTTCAGTTGTTTGCCATTTTGAATATTGTTTCACCCTTCCTCTCCGGCAAGAAAATTGCGGGGTATGTTCATGATTTTCAAATTGTCAGGAGGGAGGGTAGAAGAACCAGTCCCATGGTATTGGTGTACCTCTGGCTCTTTGTATGGCTTGTCTTTTTAATGCTCTACATAATCTCAACAATCATGCTCTCTTACGCGATAAAATACATCATAGCCTCAGCCCGCGCAGATTACATGGGTATTTTCTACTCTCTATTTATGCTCATCGGCACCTACCTGTTTTTCTTGGGACGCCACGCAAATTCGGGGATGGTGACCAGATGGGGCAGGATGGTGGAGAGAACTGAGAATCTTGGAAAATCCCACATTGAAAGGGTGAAACGCAGAATACCGCGGTTTTAGAAATATTTATAATGTTTTCCTCAATCCCACCCATATGGAGATAAAGAGCATCAGGGATTTTCCAAAACTTGAAGAGCGCATATTGGATGATTGGGAGCGAAACAATATTTTTGAGAAGTTGAGAATGAAAAATAGGGGAAATGAACGGTTCATATTTCTTGAAGGGCCACCAACGGCCAACGGCATGCCCCACATAGGGCATGCTTTAACACGTGCTGTGAAGGATCTCATCTTGCGTTACAAAGCCATGAACGGATACGATGTTGAACCCTGGATAGGGGGGTGGGACTGCCATGGCCTGCCTGTGGAGATTGAGGTTGAGAAGAAACTGGGCATAAATTCAAAGAAGGAGATTGAAAAGTACGGAATTAAGAGGTTCAATAAACTGTGCAAGGAAAGCGTGTTCAAGTACAGGGATGAATGGATCAAGATGACAAAGCGCATAGGGTTCTGGATTGATATGGATAACGCATATGTGACCATGGAAAATTATTACATTGAGAGTGTTTGGTGGGCTCTGAAAAAAATATACGAGAAGGGGTTGCTTGTGAAGGATTACAAAGTTGTGCCCTACTGTCCGAGGTGCGGAACGCCTCTGAGTAGTCACGAGGTTGCCCAGGGATACAAGGAAACTAAGGATCCATCCGTTTATGTGAAATTCAAGGTTGCGGATGAGGATGCCTATTTCCTGGTATGGACCACAACACCTTGGACCCTGCCATCAAATCTCCTTCTTGCGGTGGGAAAGGATATTGATTACGCTCTGGTTGAGTATGAGGGTGAGAAATACTACATTGCAAAGGCTCGGATTCCTGCAGTGCTTGGGGAGGCAAGGATAATAAGGGAGATGAAAGGCTCTGAGCTGATTGGTAAGAGATATGAGCGTCTCATACCCTTTGTGCCTGTTGATTTTGATGCCTTCTATGTCACATGGGGAGATTTTGTTAGCACGGAGGATGGTACTGGGATAGTTCACATTGCTCCCGCATTCGGCGAGGATGATTATTTGGTCTGCAAGAGGGAGGGCGTGCCTTTAATCAAGCCCGTGAATGAAGAGGGCCGGTTCACAGATACCCCGTGGAAGGGAAAATTTGTTAAGGATGCAGATCCGGAGATAATGGCATGGCTGAAGGAGCAGGGTAAACTGTTCAAAAAGGGCACTGTAAAGCACACGTACCCATTTTGCTGGAGATGTGGCACACCACTTCTTTACTATGCCCTGGACACATGGTACATAAAAATGAGCAATCTTCGGGAAGAACTTTTGAAGAATAATGAGAAGGTGAACTGGAAACCCGGGCATCTCAAGTATGGAAGGTTTGGGAATTTCCTGAATGATGTTAAGGACTGGGCTCTCTCTAGGAACAGGTACTGGGGCACACCTCTGCCAGTGTGGAGGTGTGAGGATGGTCATATCTACATGCCCGAGAGCATTGAGGATCTCCTCAACCATGCGGATCCCAGTTCAGTGCCCGATGACTTTGAACCGCACCGCCCATGGGTTGATGAAATAGAGGTTAAATGTCCAGTTTGTGGAAAGCCAATGAAAAGGGAGCCCTATCTTATTGATGTGTGGTTTGATTCTGGAAGTGCATTCTTTGCACAGTTCCATTACCCTTACGAGAACCGGGATGAATTCAAAAAATCGTATCCTGTGGATTTCATAACCGAGGCACTTGATCAGACCCGTGGCTGGTTCTACACACTGATGGCCATATCCACCGCTGTTTTTGGAGATGCCCCGTATCGTAATGTGCTCACCCTTGGCCTTATCCTTGATGAGGATGGAGAGAAAATGAGTAAGAGCAAAGGGAACGCGGTTGATCCGATGCAGATCATGGAAAGTGTGGGTGCAGATGCGGTGCGTTTTTATTTCTATTCCACTCCTGTGTGGAAGAGCCGTCGCTTCTCTGAGAATTTGGTACGCGAATACGCTCAGAAGACCTTAATGACCCTCTGGAACGTGTACGTATTCTTCAAGAACAATGCGGAACTGGATGGTTTCAATCCTGATAAAATTGGGAAAGTATCCTTTGAACTTGACAGGTGGCTCATATCACGTTTGAACTCAACAATCGGGGAGGTCAGGAAAAGCCTTGATTCCCTTGAGATTCACAAGGCTACCAAGGCTCTGGAAAGGTTCATAGACGAACTCAGCAACTGGTACCTACGGCGCTCCAGACGCCGTTTCTGGAAGGAGGAGATGGGAGAGGATAAGATTTCAGCGTATACTGCCCTTTACAACACCTTGAAGAGCATATCAAGGGTTATGGCTCCGTTCACCCCGTTCTTTGCCGATTTTATGTACAAGAATCTATGGGGCGAAAAGGAGAGCGTGCACCTTGAACCCTATCCGGAGGTGGATCCTCGGGCACTTGATTTGAAACTTGAGGAGGAGATGAACATAGCCATAAAAGTTGCAGAGGCTGGAAGAAGGGCTAGGCAGCTGAGCAACATAAAACTCAGGCAACCTCTAGCATCAATGACCGTGGTTGCAGATGAAAAATATGGAAATGTGGTGAGGAAGTTCAGGGAAGTTCTTATGGAAGAGGTCAATGTGAAGGATGTGAGAATCCTGTCATCGGCGGAAGGAATGGTGAATGTTGAAATCAGGCCCAATTACCGTGTGCTCGGCCCGAAATTGAAGGGAGATATGAAGAAGGTTATTGCATCTCTAAAATCCATGCCCGTGGAAGATGTGGTGAGGAAGATAAAAGGTGGTGGCATTGAGATAATGGGATACTTACTCACATCCGAAGATGTGGAGATTGTGGAAAAACCTACAGAGGGTATTCTGGCAGTGGAGGTTGAGGGTCTGCCCATGGCCGTTTATCTTGATACCCATGTGACCAGAGAACTTCGCCTAGAGGGGCTGGCGAGAGAGGTTGTACGTAGGATACAGTCAATGCGCAAGGATATGGATCTGGAGTATGCCCAGAAGATAAGGACGTTCTACGTTGCGGATGGTGAATTGAAGGATGCTATTGAAATGCACAGGGATTACATAATGAGGGAGACCCAAAGTACATCTCTTGAAGAGGGAGAGGTGGAGGGTTATAGGAAGGATTGGAAGATAGAGGGTATGAAGATAACCCTAACAATTCTCCCATAATTTTAGAATTTTTTTGAAACATCTCGTATTGTCAAAAATATTCAAAAATCGGCAATATTAATATAAGTCCTTATCATGTGGGATATGAGGTGATTGAAAATGGTGAAGAGAAAGGTTCTGATTCTGGGAGCGGCAGGCAGGGATTTCCACAATTTCAACGTGTTTTTCAGGAACAATCCGGATTATGAGGTTGTTGCATTTACTGCCACGCAGATACCTGACATTGAGGGAAGGGTTTATCCACCGGAGCTTGCAGGAGAACTTTATCCGAATGGTATACCAATCCTTGCGGAGGAGGATATGGAGAAAATAATAAAGGAAAAGGGTGTGGATGTGGTTGTATTTGCATACTCCGATGTGCCTCATGAGCATGTTATGCATCTTGCCTCAAGGGCCCACGCGGCAGGTGCAGATTTCTGGCTTCTCGGACCTGAGAGTACAATGATAAAATCAAGCAAGCCTGTCATTGCGGTAACAGCCGTACGCACTGGTAGTGGTAAGAGCCAGACCTCACGCAGGGTTTTCAAACTACTTTGTGATCGCGGGCTGAAGGTTGTGTCCATAAGACATCCCATGCCATACGGGGATCTTGTGAAGCAGCGCGTTCAGAGATTTGCATCCTACGAGGATCTTGACAAGTATGAATGCACAATAGAGGAGAGGGAGGAGTACGAGCCCTACATAGATATGGGTGGAGTTGTGTATGCAGGCGTTGATTACGAGGCAATTCTTCGGGAGGCTGAAAAGGAGGCAGATGTGATAATATGGGATGGCGGAAACAACGATTTCCCGTTTTATAAGCCAGATCTGTGGATTGTCGTGGCTGATCCCCACAGACCGGGGCACGAGATGAAGTATCACCCCGGTGAGACCAATTTCAGAGCTGCAGATGTTATTATAATTAACAAGATGGAAACTGCAAACAGGGATGATATACAGAAGGTCATAGATGATATAAGGATTGCAAATCCAAATGCCACGGTCATTGAGGCAGCCTCTCCACTCTTTGTGGATAATCCTGAATTGATAAAGGGTAAAAAGGTGCTCGTGGTTGAGGATGGCCCCACATTGACCCATGGAGGAATGCGCTACGGAGCAGGATACGTGGCTGCAAAGAGGTTCGGAGCAAAGGAGATAATAGATCCAAGACCATACGCAGTGGGCTCAATAATTGACACATATAAGAAGTATACTCATCTTGATGTTATACTGCCTGCCATGGGCTACGGGGAGAAGCAGATGAAGGAACTGGAGGAGACAATAAACAACGCCGATGCAGATGTCGTGGTAAGTGGCACACCCATTGATCTCAATCGCGTGGTTAAGGTTAATAAGCCCATAGTGCGTGTTCGCTATGAACTGGACGAGATAGGCAAGCCAGATCTGGAGGATATAATAAACGATTTTCTCAAGAAACATAACCTCTCCTAATTTTTTATATTTTGAATCTGTAAATTTTAGTGTGCAAATCTCCGTACATGATCTCCCTTTTCTCCAGCACATCAAAATACACTTCAAATTTTTTGTATGGAATGATGAGCGTTAAAATTGCGCCTGAAAAATGTTCCTCCAACTCTCTGGCAAAATTTTCATACAATCTGAATATCTTTTTTTTGGAACCTATTCTCAATCCGAATGGCGGGTTTGTGATTATATGTTCTGTTCCTCTCACATACTCGTGCAGTTTTTCAGCATCACCCAAAATGCAATTTGCCTTAACAGCAGAGTGCTCTAGATTCTTTATGCAGCCCCTCACATGTTTTTCGAATCTTTCCACTCCAATTAGATTCAACTTTTTATTCTTCATTTCCCTATCCACAGAATGCTTTATTTCTTTCCACCTTTCCTCATCGTAAATTGGAAGTTTTTTGAACGAGAAGTCTCTCCACTTATTTGGAATTCCATTGTAATTGTGATAAGCCTCTATAAGAATTGTCCCAGAGCCGCAGAATGGATCCACAAGCCTCTCTCCACTCCATCCTGCGAATCTGAGCATCAGAGATGCCAGCACTGGATTTATGGGTGCAGGATGCTGATACACGCGATATCCTCGTCTGTGCAAACTCTCTCCCGTGGTATCCATGGTGAAGAAAAAATCCTCATCTTCAAGCCAGGTGAGGAATGTTACATCTGGGTCATCTAGATTCACCTTCGCCTCTGGGCATTTCTTCAGTATCTCCTCTCCAACAACAGCGTTTATGTCCATACTTGTGAACTCATGCTTTCCTTTCCTTTTACTCCTTACAGCGAATGTCCTTTTTATGCAGAAATCTGAGTTTTTTATTATTTCCCTTATGTCATTGAGATTCTCAATCCGACCCATGCCTAGGAGCAATGTAATTCTAAAAACTCCCTTGGAGACGTAGTTTAACTTATAGATCAAATCTTCATCCCCGACGAAAAGAACTTTTCCTCTTTCAGCCTTTTTAATTTCTCCACCAAATTTTTTAATTTCTTTGGATGCGATATCTTCCAAGCCCATTACAGTTGTGGATAGGTAAATCACGGGTAAAGAAGGTAATACTGCATAAAAATCTTATGATTTTTGGAATATTCACTTGGATATATGCTCACTGAAATATTTGCATACTTTTTCCCATACAAAAATTCTTATGTTAAGTTGAGGTAGTTTTGGTTCTTCCACAATTTTTCCCAGTACAGAATACACCCATCATAACTCTGATTTGAGATGATGCACATATGGCAGTTCTTGATAAACCACAGTTCTCTCTCCTACCGAAACATCTTCAACAGGAATAGCATGATACCTCTTATGCGGCGGGAAACTTATGACATAATACCAGCCCCATATCCCGTTTAAAAGAAAAAAATACGATTAGAAATGTTGTTACAATCACCATCTCCCCATTCTACTCTTTGTGCCTTCGGTGATTAGAAGTCTTATTTAATAAAAACTGCTCTCATTCTTTTTCAACTTCAACCTTTTCTATTTTGACAATTTTGTTTTCTTTGAGCCATTTAACATAGATTTCTATGAATCTTAACGTGTCCTCAAAGTTACGCTTTTTTATTTCCTCCAACTCCTTCATATCTATTTCTGGAAGTTCCATTCCAGATACCTCCTTACGGCATTTACTATATTAAATTTTCAATTTCACTTTTTGGAAATTTCATTTCGACATTTGGTATTATTTTATTTTTCAATGAGAATCTCAGAGCATATCCTGAAATCAAATAGTCTTGATAGGCATTTTTAGGATTATCTGTTATTATGCACCAAAAATCTTTATTCAATTCTTTCCACATATCTAGGAATTTCTCATACTCAAATCTCTCCACGATCACATCAGTATCTTCAGATAAACGGCTTCTGCCAAAAAGTATTGCCACATAGACAGATACAACAACATATTTTATTCCAAGTTTATTTAAAATTTTTGTGAATTGCAGAATGAGATCATCAAGTTCTCCGCGTTCCTTGGTGAAGGAATAACGATAACCTCCGAGAACCACATTTACATTCATATTTCCAATATACCATGTTTTTTGCTATATAAATAATGGTGCTTCCGGCATAAGGGTAAAATTTCTTCAACTCACGCACCTCCTTCAGGCACGATATAAATCACAACCGATGTGCTCAATCTGTGCACATCCTGCCAGCCAGAACCAAGCCATCCCTGCACATACTTTCCGTATTCAAGGATGGCCGTGAATGTGATACTGTGATTTTTTCCACTATTTGTGGAATCATAAAGCGAGATCTGAAAACTGTTTGAGAAGCCACCATCTTTTATATCCTTAGCATCTTTATTTATTCCTCTTATCTGGTGCAGTGTCCACAGTTCATAGTCCATTCTGTCGTAAACGGGACCGTATGGAGTGGGATAAGTGCCCACATCCGCCGTGAAATAGAGATTCTTCGCAGCGAAGTAATGATCATCAAAACTCGGAGTGCGAACATCATCATCGCTTGGCTCGTATTTGAATATCAATTCTTTCACTCTGTAATCTCCACCTAACTTCGTGAAAGAGAGATAAAACATTGTATGTACTTCGTCCGCACCATGTGGATAGTAAGAATAATCCTTAACAACCACCGCAATCTCCACCCTGAAATCCCCGTTGCTTTTCTCGCTGCCTATCGTCTGGTTTATTGGGAGATAATAAGTCTCGGTTATTTTCCTATGTAAAGTATAAGTTGAGTTTAGATTCAATATATCCACTTCAGACATGGTGAACTCCTTCTGCGGTTTCCAGTACTTCTCTGGCGGTGGAGCAGTCAAAAGCAGTGCCACATACACACCAATGAGAATCGCAATCACAACGAGAGTTGCCACGATTGCAATCTTTCCTCTCCTTCCTATTTTCCTCTTTGGTGATTTTGTTCCTGCTTCCTTTATTTGCTCCTTTATTTCCTCAATCTCACTCATCCTTTCACCCCCATACGAGATCTCCAAAACCACCGGTGTTTACAGTTCCATGCACATTCCACAATCCAGCCATATTGGTATCTCCACAATATGCCATAACAGTGAAGATTATAGTGTGGGATTGGATGTGGGAATAGGAAATAATCAAGCAAGAGTCAGGATAATTCCTTTTCCTACTCATTCACATTTTTCCTCCTGTATTTTTCCAAACTCTTAGATGAATTTAAATATAAAAATCTTTTCTGTATGTTGTTCTGCCGCATAAATGGAGAGTTCCATGGATGTATTCTCAAATTTGCGAGAAGATGGAAATTCACCAAATGTAAGGAGATGGCTTGTCCTCTCTCAACCCTCTTAAGCTCGCATCACCCTTTTCTCACGCCAATAATGTTGAATTCCCCGTGCACGATAATTGCAGGAATTATGGAATTGGAGTATGCTCTTAACCATCCAGCAATGATGCCCAGGATTAATGAGGAGAGCAGTATGGAGATTATGACATTTTTGGGTGCATTTTTGAATGGTGCGTAATGAATGATGGAGAATAAAACTGCGGGAACGAGGATCGCAATGAGGGATGATGTGTGCAATATCAAATATCCTTCAAGAAGGCCCCTGTAGAGAATCTCCTCGCTTATAGGAGCGAGTATGATGAAGAGCAAGATCCTCAACCACAGTTTTTCAGGAACGAAGTTCTCAGGCGGCTTGTAGGATACCCTCTCACCCTCCAAATTTGTTAAATAAGGTACCAGAATGGCCAGAGGAGTGAATAACAGTGCAAGGCCCAAGGCCTTCAATGAGGGTACTGAACCAAATACATTCACCTGCACCATATATGCCAGTATCAGTGTGGTTGCTAGGGATATTACCTGCATTATCGCGCCCGAGATCCAGATTTTATTGATTTTTTTTCTTGGAAGATACAAATGAGGCTATGATGGAGGAGAAAAAGAGTGGCACTGCCCACAGGACTGAGAAAATAAGAATGCATTACCAATCCATAAATGTCCATATTAAAATCTTCTATAAAAATTCCTGGGAAAGAGGGAAGTATTATATATGTTCTTGAGATAATTTGCCTATGCGGAAGTCCAGATACCCAGGGGTTTACACCGATGGAAGGCATTTCTATACACGCTCCAAGTACGGAGAGAGCGTTTACGGTGAGAAAATATTGGAGGAAGGGGGCAGATATTTCAGGAGATGGGAGCCTATGAGAAGCAAGTTGAGCGCGGCAATGCACCTTCATCTTGAGAATTTTCCCTTCAAAGATTCAAAAATACTTTATCTCGGGGCGGCCACGGGCACTACGGTGAGTCACCTTTCGGACATTGCGGATATGATCTGGGCTGTGGAGATATCTCCCATGGCTATGAACAAATTGGTGCACCTCGCTGAGAGAAGGGATAATATTGTGCCCCTGCTCAACGATGCTCGCTACCCCGAGAAATATGCAATGTTCGTTGAGAGACCCGAGGTGCTTTATCAGGATATATCCCAGAGGGATCAGGTGAACATATTTATCAAGAATATGGATTACTTCGCCCCTAAATACGGGTTTTTGATGCTCAAAACAAGGACCATTGACATAAGAAAAAAGCCCAAGGAAATTCTGCAAGATACTGTAAAGAAGGTGGGTAAATTCTTCAGTGTTGAAGAGATACTTAACATTTCCAGATATCAGAAGGACCACTACGCACTGGTGCTCAGGAAGTGAGTGCCTTGAATACTGATAAAATGGGAAAACTTGTTGTTCGTCTTTACCATTTTCTATTTCCAATATATGGTGGTACTCTCTTCGTTATAACTCTCTATTTTCTCATTCCCTCTCTATTCATAAAGGTGGGTACGATTCTATTTCTTTATCTCGTACCTCCCGCCGGAAAGGAGAGCATGGTTCCAGCCCTTGTTGTCGTTTTTTCTCCACTTTACGGTGCATGGAGCATCCTCATAGCGGCTGCGCTCATAACAATAATAGATTCCCTTGTGGCCTGGTGGACCATCTGGAACTGGGATTTGCTCAAGTACATACCCCTGGTGGGTACCTATGTGAAGAAGATTGAGAAAATAGGAGAGAAAAAATGGAGAAACCATCCGGTGATGAGAAAATTTGCCTATGCTGGTCTGGCGGCCTTTGTTGCCATACCGTTTCAAGGTTCGGGGGGCTTCACGGCCGCGATAATTGGAAGGTTGCTGGGTATGCACGAGTACAGGGTTCTTCTCTCAATTGTTGTTGGTTCTTTTGCGGGAAGTTCTATAATCGGGATACTTGCATTTTTCTCCATTCTGAGTTTCAGGCACTGGGGAATATTTGCCATAGGGGGAATAATTATATTTGTGGCCGTAATTATCATTGTGTACCTTTGGTTGAGAGGTGAAAAGAATGAAGATAATGGTGACTGGTGGAGCAGGATTCATAGGAAGTCACATCGTTGATAGACTTGTGAATAGTGGGGAGTATGTGGTTGTTTACGACAACCTGAGTTCTGGAAAGATGGAGTTTATAGAGCAGCACATCGGTAAAGAGAATTTCAAATTTGTGAAGGCAGATCTTCTGGATTTTGATACCCTGAAAAAGGAAATGCACGGTGTGGACTTGGTATACCATGTGGCGGCCAATCCCGATGTGCGTCTCGGTTCAAGCGATACTCATGTGCATATTGAGCAGAATGTTATGGCCACCTACAATGTTCTGGAAGCAATGCGTCTCAATGGTGTGAGGGACATAGTATTCACCTCCACCTCCACAGTATACGGCGAGGCATCAGTTATTCCCACCCCTGAAGATTACGGTCCTCTGATACCAATTTCTCTGTATGGGGCATCAAAACTCGGGGCGGAGGCCTTCATAACTTCCTATGCGCACACTTTTGATATGCGTGCAGTTATCTATAGATTTGCGAACATTGTTGGTCCAAGGAGCACTCATGGTGTGATTTACGATTTCATAATGAAACTGAGCAGAAATCCAGAAGAACTGGAGATACTGGGTGATGGTATCCAGACAAAATCGTACCTGTACATAGAGGATTGTGTGGACGCAATACTGTTTGGCTATAAGAACAGGAAAAATGATGTTGAAATCTTTAACATTGGGAGCGAAGACTGGGTCAATGTGCGTAAGATTGCTGACATAATTGTGGAGGAAATGTGCCTCAAAGATGTCAAATACAGGTTTACGGGAGGCAAAAGAGGATGGAAGGGAGATGTTCCAAAGATGCTTTTATCCATAGAGAAAATAAAATCCTACGGCTGGAAACCAAAATACAACAGCGAGGAAAGTGTGAGGCTTACCGCAAGGAGTTTGATAAAAGAGTTGAATGGATCAGATGGCGGGTGTTAGTATATCCTTCTCTATTATTTCTGGTTCCTGCCACTTTATGTGCAGTTTGATCTTCAATTTATCTCTGTGATAACTTACTTCAAAATTCTCAACCTGAGAGCGGTAAAGTTTGTATCTCTTTCCATCCGAAGTGAGCCTTGTCTCCTCAACCTTTATCAGACCCATGCTTTCAAGCTCTTTGATCTTCCTGTACGCGCTGGCCAGAGGAATGTCAAATCTGTATGCGATTTCCCTAACCGATACCGGTTTGATCGCCGAAGCCGCTAGGATTTTAAGGTTATATTCATCCATCAACACCATAGTTAATGCATGCTTATCCACCATATGCATCCCCAAAGC
This window harbors:
- the deoC gene encoding deoxyribose-phosphate aldolase, producing the protein MERQELAKYIDHTNLKAFATREDIKKLCGEAKKYGFYAVCVNPYRVKDAREFLRNTDIKVASVVGFPLGATFTETKVQEALMAVHNGADEIDMVMNIGAMKDGDYDTVERDIREVVEAVHPMGVKVKVIIETCYLTDEEKRKACELAKSAGADFVKTSTGFGSAGARVEDVRLMRSVVGSDMGVKAAGGIHSAREAVAMIEAGASRIGASRSVDIIETLEE
- a CDS encoding CPBP family intramembrane glutamic endopeptidase, with product MQVISLATTLILAYMVQVNVFGSVPSLKALGLALLFTPLAILVPYLTNLEGERVSYKPPENFVPEKLWLRILLFIILAPISEEILYRGLLEGYLILHTSSLIAILVPAVLFSIIHYAPFKNAPKNVIISILLSSLILGIIAGWLRAYSNSIIPAIIVHGEFNIIGVRKG
- a CDS encoding cyclic 2,3-diphosphoglycerate synthase, yielding MVKRKVLILGAAGRDFHNFNVFFRNNPDYEVVAFTATQIPDIEGRVYPPELAGELYPNGIPILAEEDMEKIIKEKGVDVVVFAYSDVPHEHVMHLASRAHAAGADFWLLGPESTMIKSSKPVIAVTAVRTGSGKSQTSRRVFKLLCDRGLKVVSIRHPMPYGDLVKQRVQRFASYEDLDKYECTIEEREEYEPYIDMGGVVYAGVDYEAILREAEKEADVIIWDGGNNDFPFYKPDLWIVVADPHRPGHEMKYHPGETNFRAADVIIINKMETANRDDIQKVIDDIRIANPNATVIEAASPLFVDNPELIKGKKVLVVEDGPTLTHGGMRYGAGYVAAKRFGAKEIIDPRPYAVGSIIDTYKKYTHLDVILPAMGYGEKQMKELEETINNADADVVVSGTPIDLNRVVKVNKPIVRVRYELDEIGKPDLEDIINDFLKKHNLS
- a CDS encoding NAD-dependent epimerase/dehydratase family protein, with the translated sequence MKIMVTGGAGFIGSHIVDRLVNSGEYVVVYDNLSSGKMEFIEQHIGKENFKFVKADLLDFDTLKKEMHGVDLVYHVAANPDVRLGSSDTHVHIEQNVMATYNVLEAMRLNGVRDIVFTSTSTVYGEASVIPTPEDYGPLIPISLYGASKLGAEAFITSYAHTFDMRAVIYRFANIVGPRSTHGVIYDFIMKLSRNPEELEILGDGIQTKSYLYIEDCVDAILFGYKNRKNDVEIFNIGSEDWVNVRKIADIIVEEMCLKDVKYRFTGGKRGWKGDVPKMLLSIEKIKSYGWKPKYNSEESVRLTARSLIKELNGSDGGC
- a CDS encoding fibrillarin-like rRNA/tRNA 2'-O-methyltransferase; amino-acid sequence: MRKSRYPGVYTDGRHFYTRSKYGESVYGEKILEEGGRYFRRWEPMRSKLSAAMHLHLENFPFKDSKILYLGAATGTTVSHLSDIADMIWAVEISPMAMNKLVHLAERRDNIVPLLNDARYPEKYAMFVERPEVLYQDISQRDQVNIFIKNMDYFAPKYGFLMLKTRTIDIRKKPKEILQDTVKKVGKFFSVEEILNISRYQKDHYALVLRK
- a CDS encoding helix-turn-helix domain-containing protein, with the translated sequence MDEYNLKILAASAIKPVSVREIAYRFDIPLASAYRKIKELESMGLIKVEETRLTSDGKRYKLYRSQVENFEVSYHRDKLKIKLHIKWQEPEIIEKDILTPAI
- a CDS encoding small multi-drug export protein, with protein sequence MNTDKMGKLVVRLYHFLFPIYGGTLFVITLYFLIPSLFIKVGTILFLYLVPPAGKESMVPALVVVFSPLYGAWSILIAAALITIIDSLVAWWTIWNWDLLKYIPLVGTYVKKIEKIGEKKWRNHPVMRKFAYAGLAAFVAIPFQGSGGFTAAIIGRLLGMHEYRVLLSIVVGSFAGSSIIGILAFFSILSFRHWGIFAIGGIIIFVAVIIIVYLWLRGEKNEDNGDWWSRIHRKSHR
- the ileS gene encoding isoleucine--tRNA ligase encodes the protein MEIKSIRDFPKLEERILDDWERNNIFEKLRMKNRGNERFIFLEGPPTANGMPHIGHALTRAVKDLILRYKAMNGYDVEPWIGGWDCHGLPVEIEVEKKLGINSKKEIEKYGIKRFNKLCKESVFKYRDEWIKMTKRIGFWIDMDNAYVTMENYYIESVWWALKKIYEKGLLVKDYKVVPYCPRCGTPLSSHEVAQGYKETKDPSVYVKFKVADEDAYFLVWTTTPWTLPSNLLLAVGKDIDYALVEYEGEKYYIAKARIPAVLGEARIIREMKGSELIGKRYERLIPFVPVDFDAFYVTWGDFVSTEDGTGIVHIAPAFGEDDYLVCKREGVPLIKPVNEEGRFTDTPWKGKFVKDADPEIMAWLKEQGKLFKKGTVKHTYPFCWRCGTPLLYYALDTWYIKMSNLREELLKNNEKVNWKPGHLKYGRFGNFLNDVKDWALSRNRYWGTPLPVWRCEDGHIYMPESIEDLLNHADPSSVPDDFEPHRPWVDEIEVKCPVCGKPMKREPYLIDVWFDSGSAFFAQFHYPYENRDEFKKSYPVDFITEALDQTRGWFYTLMAISTAVFGDAPYRNVLTLGLILDEDGEKMSKSKGNAVDPMQIMESVGADAVRFYFYSTPVWKSRRFSENLVREYAQKTLMTLWNVYVFFKNNAELDGFNPDKIGKVSFELDRWLISRLNSTIGEVRKSLDSLEIHKATKALERFIDELSNWYLRRSRRRFWKEEMGEDKISAYTALYNTLKSISRVMAPFTPFFADFMYKNLWGEKESVHLEPYPEVDPRALDLKLEEEMNIAIKVAEAGRRARQLSNIKLRQPLASMTVVADEKYGNVVRKFREVLMEEVNVKDVRILSSAEGMVNVEIRPNYRVLGPKLKGDMKKVIASLKSMPVEDVVRKIKGGGIEIMGYLLTSEDVEIVEKPTEGILAVEVEGLPMAVYLDTHVTRELRLEGLAREVVRRIQSMRKDMDLEYAQKIRTFYVADGELKDAIEMHRDYIMRETQSTSLEEGEVEGYRKDWKIEGMKITLTILP
- the trm14 gene encoding tRNA (guanine(6)-N2)-methyltransferase, which produces MIYLSTTVMGLEDIASKEIKKFGGEIKKAERGKVLFVGDEDLIYKLNYVSKGVFRITLLLGMGRIENLNDIREIIKNSDFCIKRTFAVRSKRKGKHEFTSMDINAVVGEEILKKCPEAKVNLDDPDVTFLTWLEDEDFFFTMDTTGESLHRRGYRVYQHPAPINPVLASLMLRFAGWSGERLVDPFCGSGTILIEAYHNYNGIPNKWRDFSFKKLPIYDEERWKEIKHSVDREMKNKKLNLIGVERFEKHVRGCIKNLEHSAVKANCILGDAEKLHEYVRGTEHIITNPPFGLRIGSKKKIFRLYENFARELEEHFSGAILTLIIPYKKFEVYFDVLEKREIMYGDLHTKIYRFKI